Proteins found in one Miscanthus floridulus cultivar M001 chromosome 4, ASM1932011v1, whole genome shotgun sequence genomic segment:
- the LOC136552539 gene encoding uncharacterized protein yields the protein MASFYKKLAVVIGFTVALLIASNGEETSSLGGSALCDSSTGVTCTSDASCVPICKQKAGQNYVDGYCSPEPNAVGGGRSCVCVERCGAQSTPPPPEKEATATPAWHGMRMLD from the exons ATGGCGTCGTTCTACAAGAAACTTGCAGTGGTCATTGGCTTCACCGTGGCCTTGCTCATCGCGTCAAATGGTGAAGAAACTTCCTCATTAG GCGGATCAGCACTCTGCGATTCGAGCACGGGTGTCACCTGCACGTCTGACGCGAGTTGCGTGCCCATCTGCAAGCAAAAGGCTGGACAAAACTACGTCGATGGCTACTGCTCCCCGGAGCCTAATGCCGTGGGCGGCGGCCGTTCATGCGTGTGCGTCGAGCGATGTGGTGCGCaatcgacgccgccgccgccggagaagGAGGCGACGGCGACGCCGGCATGGCACGGGATGCGAATGCTAGACTGA